In a single window of the Chelonia mydas isolate rCheMyd1 chromosome 8, rCheMyd1.pri.v2, whole genome shotgun sequence genome:
- the DYNLT4 gene encoding dynein light chain Tctex-type 4, which yields MSRPLLESHTGAEGERPRCHPGGMAGKPLALFQEALAQFNQAVASENPEAARLRAGLLSTRRSSHSVDNPPRPLMRLKSIEEGKPPSLHSRRSSVMSIANAPFTSRRNSVSMAMGGRRLSIGPWMHSGRVSFSGLPLFQPIRETQYENTYKTRPDEGCKFDPCRAQRALESTLTSYLGDAKYNPVTSGQLAQSLSELIRSRLKDLTPPRYKLVCNVFLGQQGQQSLQVASRCLWDTENDSMASATFVNASLFAVATVHGLYFE from the exons ATGTCCCGGCCCCTCCTGGAAAGTCACACGGGAGCTGAGGGGGAAAG ACCCAGGTGTCACCCCGGGGGCATGGCAGGCAAGCCGCTAGCACTGTTCCAGGAGGCTCTGGCCCAGTTCAACCAGGCGGTAGCGTCAGAGAACCCGGAGGCTGCACGCCTGAGGGCGGGCTTGCTGTCCACCCGCCGCAGCTCTCACTCAGTGGACAACCCGCCCAGGCCCCTGATGCGGCTGAAGAGCATAGAGGAGGGGAAGCCGCCCTCCCTGCACTCGCGGAGGAGCTCCGTCATGAGCATCGCCAACGCCCCCTTCACCAGCCGAAGAAACTCTGTCTCCATGGCAATGGGAGGGAGGCGCCTCTCCATCGGCCCCTGGATGCACAGCGGGCGGGTGAGCTTCTCGGGGCTCCCCCTCTTCCAGCCCATCCGGGAGACGCAGTATGAGAACACCTACAAGACCCGGCCAGACGAAGGCTGTAAGTTTGACCCCTGCCGGGCCCAGCGGGCTCTGGAGTCCACCCTCACCAGTTACCTGGGGGATGCCAAGTACAACCCGGTGACGAGCGGGCAGCTGGCCCAGAGCCTGTCTGAGCTCATCCGCAGCCGCCTAAAGGACCTCACCCCGCCCCGCTACAAGCTGGTCTGTAACGTCTTCCTGGGCCAGCAGGGCCAGCAGAGCCTGCAGGTGGCCAGCCGCTGCCTCTGGGACACGGAGAACGACAGCATGGCCTCCGCCACCTTCGTCAACGCCTCCCTCTTTGCCGTGGCCACGGTGCACGGGCTGTACTTCGAGTAG
- the PLK3 gene encoding serine/threonine-protein kinase PLK3: MELARYAQHHPFHCSLMGSDPYKPVPAAGAAPPKPSPARAEPQQPRAAEPTRMIADPVKGRLYCKGRLLGKGGFARCYEMTDVNSNKTYAVKVIPHSRVAKPHQREKIMNEIELHRDLHHKHIVKFSHHFDDSENIYIFLEHCSRKSLAHIWKARHTLLEPEVRYYLKQIISALKYLHLKGILHRDLKLGNVFVNDNMELKVGDFGLAARRESMDQKKKTICGTPNYLAPEVLHRQGHGPESDVWSLGCVVYTLLCGNPPFETSDLKETYRCIKQVEYTLPAFLSTPAKQLITGILKRNPRDRLTLEEILDHEFFTKGYTPDKLPPSSCVMMPELSPPNPAKSLFAKVTKTLFGKKKPKIKKGPSEEKEDISKLVVGLMKTSICRQMSYKTVEGNEVIPLTCQSASCSPVETLAEEGSRRSVSRSIRGTAASSCEVFEECITASAVTESAIGLLKSCLSAMPPAERNPASLACHEHFAWVSKWVDYSNKYGFGYQLSNHRIGVLFNDGTHMALSADRKMVHYNLTNSKHFAFPMSAIPEQLQSQTSVLRYFASYMEQHLMKGGDLPSIDEIEHPALLLLQWVKTDQALLMLFSNGTLQVNFYNDHTKVILSKPDHSCLLTYVTKDRSSYTYKMSSIRELGCSPELQFRLKYVLKLLQERADA; encoded by the exons ATGGAGCTCGCCCGCTACGCGCAGCATCACCCCTTCCACTGCAGCCTCATGGGCTCGGATCCCTACAAGCCTGTCCCCGCTGCCGGGGCCGCCCCGCCCAAGCCGAGCCCAGCCCGAGCCGAGCCCCAGCAGCCCCGAGCGGCCGAGCCCACCCGGATGATCGCCGACCCGGTCAAGGGCAGGCTTTACTGCAAGGGACGTCTGCTGGGCAAG GGAGGATTTGCAAGATGCTATGAAATGACAGACGTCAACAGCAACAAAACCTATGCGGTGAAAGTTATTCCTCACAGCCGAGTGGCTAAACCACACCAACGGGAGAAG ATTATGAATGAGATCGAGCTGCACAGAGACCTGCATCACAAACACATTGTCAAGTTCTCGCATCACTTTGATGATTCGGAGAACATCTATATCTTCCTGGAACACTGCAGCAGGAAA TCCCTGGCGCACATCTGGAAAGCCCGGCACACGCTGCTGGAGCCGGAGGTGCGGTATTACCTCAAACAGATCATATCAGCCTTGAAGTACCTCCATCTCAAAGGCATCCTTCACCGGGACCTCAAACTGG GCAACGTTTTTGTCAATGACAACATGGAGCTGAAAGTTGGAGACTTTGGCCTCGCTGCCCGGCGCGAGTCTATGGACCAGAAGAAAAA GACGATATGCGGCACCCCCAACTACCTCGCTCCTGAAGTGCTCCACCGGCAGGGCCACGGGCCGGAGTCAGACGTGTGGTCTCTGGGCTGTGTCGT GTATACCTTGTTGTGCGGGAACCCTCCCTTTGAGACCTCGGACCTCAAGGAGACGTACAGGTGTATCAAGCAGGTGGAATACACCCTCCCAGCCTTCCTCTCCACGCCAGCAAAGCAGCTGATCACAGGCATCTTGAAACGCAACCCGCGGGACCGCCTCACGCTGGAGGAGATCCTGGACCATGAATTTTTCACCAAA GGTTACACACCTGATAAGCTCCCCCCCAGCAGCTGTGTGATGATGCCAGAGCTGAGTCCCCCCAACCCGGCAAAGAGTCTGTTTGCAAAAGTCACCAAGACGCTGTTTgggaaaaagaaacccaaaa TTAAGAAGGGCCCCTCTGAAGAGAAAGAGGACATCTCCAAGTTGGTTGTTGGCCTCATGAAGACCTCCATCTGCAGGCAGATGAGCTACAAAACTGTGGAAGGGAATGAG GTGATCCCCTTGACATGTCAGAGCGCCAGCTGCAGCCCTGTGGAGACGCTGGCAGAAGAGGGTTCACGGAGGTCCGTCTCCAGGTCCATTAGGGGGACAGCAGCCAGCAGCTGTGAAG tgtttgAAGAGTGCATTACGGCCTCTGCGGTCACTGAATCTGCCATCGGACTCCTGAAGAGCTGCCTGTCCGCCATGCCTCCAG CTGAGCGGAACCCTGCCTCTCTGGCTTGCCACGAGCACTTTGCCTGGGTGAGCAAGTGGGTGGACTACTCCAACAAGTACGGCTTTGGCTACCAGCTGTCCAACCACCGCATCGGGGTCCTCTTCAACGACGGGACGCACATGGCTCTGTCGGCCGATCGGAA GATGGTCCATTACAACCTGACAAACAGCAAACACTTCGCCTTTCCCATGTCGGCcatcccagagcagctgcagagccagacGAGCGTCCTGCGGTACTTTGCCTCCTACATGGAGCAGCATCTCATGAAG GGGGGAGACCTGCCCAGCATAGATGAGATTGAGCATCCTGCACTGCTGCTCTTGCAGTGGGTGAAAACGGACCAGGCCTTGTTGATGCTCTTCAGCAATGGAACgctccag GTGAACTTTTACAACGATCAcaccaaggtgatcctcagcaaGCCAGACCATTCCTGTCTCCTGACCTACGTCACCAAGGACCGCAGCTCCTACACGTACAAGATGAGCAGCATCAGGGAGCTGGGCTGCTCTCCAGAGCTCCAGTTCCGGCTCAAGTATGTCCTCAAGCTCCTCCAGGAGAGGGCCGATGCCTAg